The Gemmatimonadota bacterium genome includes the window CATGTCGGGCAGGCGCGCGGTATTTGCCGCGCCCATGAGGTAGATCATGTCGGGACGGCGGTCGGGGTGTTCCCAGGCCAAAAATGCGAGGGGGACGAGGCCGACGCCGCCTGCGACGAGGAGGATGCGTTTGGTTTTTGGGGGGGCAAAAGGGTTGCCCAGTGGGCCGCTGACGTCAAATGGGTCGCCGCATTGGGCAGAGGATAGACGTTCGGTGCCGGGTCCGATGACGTCGTAGATGAGGTCGAGCCATCCAGCTTCGCGGTCTGCGCGCAATACGCTGAAGGGACGGCGAAGATAGGGGGATAGGCCCGGGTCAGTCAGGATTTGCAGGAATTGCGCCGGGCGAGAGGCGGTTGCGAGCCGGGGCGCGTGCAGGCGCATGAGATATACGCCCTGTGCAATGGGTTCGTTTTTTTGTACGACGGCAGTTTCGGAGATGAAGTTCGGGATTTCGGGCATTGTTGCTTACTCTGGCGGTTCAAAGTAGATGGTTATATCTATCCACATGTCGCGCGGTGCGTCTTCGTGTATGCCGGGTTCAAAGGTGTATTGTTTTGCTGCTTCTACTGCGGCACTGTGAAAGCGTTCGGGTCCCGAGGTTACGTGGACTTCGCCTACGCTGCCGTTTTTTAAGATGAGCAAGCGCAAGAAGACCGTGACGGGTTTGCCTTCGGCTCTGGCTTCTTCGGGGTATTCGGGTTCAACTTCTTCTATGACCTGAGGCTCTTCATCGGCATCTACGGCTTCCATGATACCGCCTCCGATAATGACATCGGGTTTGAAGGCGGGTTTTGGAGGGGGTGTTTTTTGCGTTCTGAGCTTTGAGATATCAGGCGGGGTAGCCGTTGTATCCGGTGGTGCATCCGTTGTATCAGTTCGCGTTGTGTCGGGTTGCGTATCAGATGGTTGCGTTTGGGTGGTGTCTGCAGGCTCAGGCGGGGGGTCGAGGAATTTGCCCTTGAGTTTGTCGGTTGCAATTTTGCCGTATTGTGTGAGGGGGTATCGCTCCTGCACTTGTTCGTAAATGGTTTTTGCCTGTTCGCGCTGGTCCAGGTCATTTTCGTAGGTCCAGGCAAGGGCAAAAAGTGACTTTGGGGCAAAGAGGCTGTTGGGATATTCGTCGGCTATTTGTCGATAGATGGGTAAGATATCCCGTGCTGGTGTGCCTTCTGCGATGAGGTTTTCAGCTTCGAGAAATCGCGTTTCTGCCAGGTCATCGTCGGTGTGTTTTTGATTGAGGCGCGTCCTGGCTTCAACGGCATAAGGTGTGTTGGGATATTGGTCGAGAAGTAGTTGGAAGTGTTCGCGCGCTGCGGTTTCATTTTTCAGGCTGTCGGCATAAATAAGTCCGATGGCATAACGCACTTTGGGTGCCAGGTCAGTCGTGTCGGTCAGGCTCAATACGCGCTGGTAAATACTCAGGGCTGAATCGGGTTCGCCGAGATTAAAGAGGTATAGTTCGGCGAGGTCAAAAAGCGGTCCCAGTGCTTTTTGCGGGTCTTCGACTTTCTCGGCTTGTTTGGTATAGCGTTCGAGTGCTACGAGATCTTTTTGCCGTTGTAAAGCCAGTTTGCCCTCATCTGAACTTCGGTCTTCGCGGACGGCTTTTTCGAATAGTTCTTTGGCTTTTTCCAGGTTTCTACGCGATTTTTGTTCGATGAGCCCCAGGCGATAAAAAGCTTCTGCGCTGTATTCGCTACGGGGGTATTTTTTCCCGACGTCGCTGTAGATTTCTTCCGCGGTTTCAGTCTGATCTTTCAACCGGTATATATGCGCCTGTTTGAGGCGTATTTCGGCTTCGTATATGCGAAGCCGTTTGATTTTTAATATTTTTTGGTATGTGTCCAGCGCCCCGTCGTATTTTTGCTGGCGCTCGAGGGTTTCGCCAATTTTGACGCGGGTTTCAAAATTTGTCCTGGTATCGGGTTTTGATTTTAGCACGTTTTCGTAGGCTTCAAGTGCTTCGTCGTATCGGTTCAATTCGAGGAGGTTGTTGCCCACGCCTTGCCAGGCGCGCGCGCGCAATTTGTGCTTTTTGTCGAGTGTTTCGAGCAGTGTTTTATAGGATATGATCGCGTCTTCTCTGTTGCCCTGTGCAGCTTCCATTTCCGCGAGTGCCAGATTTGCCAGGCCGTATAACTCGGGATCGGTTTCTTTCTCAAAAAGAGAAAATGTAGTCCGCGCTTCATTGGTGCGATCCATTGCCCAGAGTGCGAGGCCCTGCCAGTAGCGCGTTTCGGGGATTAGTTCGCTTTCTGGGAAGAGTTTTTGCAGTTCTTGAAATTTGGTGAGTGCTTCGGTGTAATCTTCGCGCCAATAAGACGCTTTGCCGATGAGTAGCAAGCTGTTGTCGAACCATTTGCTATCGGGAAAGTATTTGAGCACGATGGACGCTTTGAGTATGGCCCGCTGGTAGAGCGCGTTATAGGTCGCAGGTGTTATTCGGCTGCCGGGGGTTTGGGATTCGAGGCGCTTTTGCTCGGCTATACTGTACTGTTGTTTGGCGTTGTAAAAGGTGTTGTAATACACGCTTTTGCAAGCCAGACAGAGGATGCAGAGGGATGTGATGTAGATGAGACGAGACATGGGATTTAAGAAGTGTGAAAGTCCTGGAGTGAACGAATGCGAATTGTGCTGTTGTTTTTGAGCGATTGGATGCCAGCAACAGCGGCGGCGGCTCCCGATAAGGTGGTTGTGTAGGGCAGGCCGTATTGTATGGCTGCTTTGCGTATTTCAGGGTCGGCGGCCTGAGATTGTTCTCCTGCGGGTGTGTTGATCATGAGAGATATTTCGCCGTTTTTGATGGCGTCGAGTATGTTTGGGCGCCCTTCTTGAATTTTGAAGATCCGATTACAGGCGATGTTGTGGCTTTTGAGAAAGGCGCAGGTTCCCCCTGTGGCAATGAGGCGAAAGTCCATGTCGGATAGTTGTTGGGCAATCGGTACAAGTCCTTCTTTGTCGCGGTCGTTGACGCTTAAAAATACGGTTCCCTCCTGGGGCAAGCGCACACCTGCGCCGAGTTGCGCTTTTTGGAAGCTGAGGCCAAAGTCGGTGTCTATGCCCATGACTTCGCCGGTGGATTTCATTTCGGGACCGAGGACGGTGTCAACACCGGGAAATTTGTTGAAGGGCAAGACGGCTTCTTTGACGGCGATGTGATTGATGGGGACTTCCCGGGTAAAGCCCTGTTCTACAAGTGTGCGCCCGACCATTGCGCGGGCAGCGACTTTGGCCAGGGGCACGCCAATGGCTTTGCTGACAAAGGGCACTGTGCGCGATGCCCTGGGGTTGACTTCTATAATAAATACGTCTTCGCCTTGAATGGCAAACTGAATGTTCATGAGGCCGACGACATTGAGTGCTCTGGCCAGGGCGTGTGTGTGGCGGCGCAGTTCGTCGAGGTTGGCGCTGGAGATCTGATAAGGGGGCAAGACGCAGGCGCTGTCGCCAGAGTGTACGCCCGCGCTTTCGATGTGTTGCATGATGCCGCCAATGACGACTGCCGTTGGATCTGCTACGGCATCGACGTCAAATTCGTGTGCGTCTTCTAAGAACCGATCGATGAGGATGGGGCGCTCTGGAGAGGCTTCTATGGCATTGCGCATATAGGCGATGAGGGCTTCGCGGTCATATACGATCGCCATTGCGCGGCCCCCGAGGACGTAAGAGGGGCGCACGAGGACCGGATATCCGATTTGTTCGGCTATGGCGATTGCTTCGTCGGTGCTTATTGCGGTGCCGTTTTCGGGTTGTCGTATGTCCAGTTCTTTGATGAGTGCGCCAAAGCGCTTGCGGTCTTCGGCAAGGTCAATGGCGTCGGGCGATGTGCCGGCGATGTTGAGGCCCCCGCGTTCGAGGTCGCGCGCGAGGTTGAGCGGTGTTTGTCCGCCGAATTGAACGATGACGCCGTCGGGTTGTTCAACATCGGCTATGCTGAGTACGTCTTCAGCGGTGAGCGGTTCAAAGTAGAGTTTGTCGGATGTGTCGTAGTCGGTGGAGACGGTTTCGGGGTTGGAGTTGACCATGATGGTCTCAAAGCCGTCTTCTTTGAGGGCATAGGAGGCGTGGCAACAACAATAGTCGAATTCGATGCCCTGTCCAATGCGATTGGGACCGCCGCCCAGGATCATGATTTTTTGGCGATCGGATCGGATGGCTTCGTTGTCTGTCTCATAGGTCGAGTAGTGATACGGCGTGTAGGCTTCAAATTCGGCCGCGCATGTATCTACGGTTTTGAAAACGGGCGCGACGCCGAGTTCTTTGCGCAGGGCGCGAACAGCCCATTCGTCACTTTGCCACAGGTGTGCCAGTTGGCGGTCGGAAAAGCCGTATCGTTTGGCTTTGAGCAGGTCTGCGCGAGAGATACGCGATTTTAAGTCGTTGAGGGTGTGCTGTTTTGTCATGGTTAGTCCATCAGGGCGGCGAGTTCTTTTTCGACTTCGACGAGTTGTCGCATGTTGTCGAGAAACCAGGGATCAATTTTGGTGGCGTCAAAAATTTCCTGTACGGATAGTCCAGCGTCATAAGCCGTTTTGAGATAGGCTAATCGCTGCGAGTTGGGTTCGCGCAGGCCGCGTTCGAGGGCTTCGCGCGAGAGGGTGTTGGGGTGGATGTCTTTGCCGTCGGCACCAAATCCCGCGCGGCCGATTTCGAGAGAGCGCAAGCCTTTTTGCAGTGCTTCTTTAAACGTCCGACCTATGGCCATGGTTTCACCTACGGATTTCATTTGTGTGCCCAACAGATCAGCGGTTTGGGGAAATTTTTCAAATGTCCAGCGCGGGATTTTGATGACGCAATAGTCGATGGTGGGTTCAAATGAGGCGGGTGTTTCGCGCGTGATGTCGTTTTGTATTTCGTCGAGGGTGTATCCAATGGCGAGTTTGGCGGCTATTTTGGCGATGGGGAAGCCCGTGGCTTTTGAGGCGAGCGCAGAGCTGCGGGAGACGCGGGGGTTCATTTCTATGACGACGCGCCGGCCCGTGTTGGGATCTACTGCAAATTGGATGTTGGAGCCGCCGGTTTCCACGCCGATTTCTCGGATGCAGGCGATGGCATCGTCGCGCATTTCCTGATATTCTTTGTCGGTGAGGGTTTGCGCGGGTGCCACGGTGATGGAGTCGCCCGTGTGTACGCCCATGGGATCGAAGTTTTCTATAGAGCAGATGATGACGACGTTGTCGTTTTGGTCGCGCATGACTTCGAGTTCGAATTCTTTCCAGCCGATGATGGATTCTTCTACGAGAATCTCAGAGGTGGGCGATAGGCTGAGGCCGTGTGCAGCAGCGTGTCTGAATTCTTCGATGTTGTACGCGGTGCCAGCGCCTGTGCCGCCCAGGGTGTAGGATGGGCGGATGATGGCGGGAAATCCGATTTCAGCCGTGATGTCGAGTGCTTCTTTGAGGGTGTAGGCAAATCGGCCTTTGGGAAAGTCGAGGCCGATTTTGTCCATGGCTTTTTGAAAGGCTTCTCGGTTTTCGGCTTTTTCAATGGCGTGTGGTTTTGCGCCGATCATTTCGACGTTGAATTTTTCGAGTGTCCCCTGTTCGTGCAGGGCCATGGCGGTGTTGAGGCCCGTTTGCCCGCCCAGGGTTGGGAGGAGGGCATCCGGGTGTTCTTTTTCGATGATGGCTGCGCATACTTCGGGTGTGACGGGTTCGACATAAGTCTTATCAGCCATTTCGGGGTCGGTCATGATGGTGGCGGGGTTGCTGTTGACCAGTACGACTTCGTATCCCTCTTCTTTGAGGGCTTTGCAGGCTTGTGTGCCCGAGTAGTCAAATTCACAGGCTTGTCCTATGACGATGGGACCAGAGCCGATGAGCATTATTTTTTTGAGGTCGGTTCGTTTGGGCATTGGGTACAGGGTCCAGAATCAGGTGGTGAGGTATAGATCAAGACAGTCCGCACTATCTCGTATTTGGTGTATGGCGGCGGCAAAGTTTTCGATGATGTCACTGGCGATGAGGCTTATTTGTCCTGTTTTTTTAACTGCGATGTCAGCGGCGAGACCGTGGAGATAGACGGCTGTGCAGGCGGCGTCTGATGGATTGAGTCCCTGACCGATGAGTGCGGCTAATAGGCCCGTGAGTACGTCTCCTGTGCCGCCGGTTGCCATTCCCGGGTTGCCTGTTGGGTTGATGTGTATTTCGCCTTCTGGCGTTGCGACGATGGTCGGTGCGCCTTTCAGGACTGTGGTGGCTCCGATGTCGGAGGCAAATTCCAGAGCGCGTGCTATGGGGTCGCGCTGTATTTCGGCGATGCTGCACCCGGTCAGGCGCGCAAATTCCCCGATGTGCGGGGTGAGTACCAGGGGTGTCTCGCAGGCGCGGATTGCATTGAGGTCGCTGGCGAGGGCGTTGAGTGCGTCGGCGTCAATGACTGCGGGGCAATCCAGGTCGCGCACGAGGCGGCGGATGAGTTCGACGGTTTCTCGATGGGTGCCTAAGCCTGGACCAATGGCTATGCTGTCGGCTGTGCGACACGCGCGTTGTATTTCACCCCGGGCGCGCAGGGATAAGCATCTGACTTTTTTGACTTCGGGTAGCGGGTGGGTCATTGCTTCGGTGACTTTGATTTCGAGTATGTCGTTGAGGCTTTTGGGTACGCCGAGTGTGACGAGGCCCGCGCCTCCTTTGAGTGCCGCGTTTGCAGCGAGTGCCGCCGCGCCTGTGAGTCCCACGGATCCGGCGAGGATATATACTCTGCCGCAGTCTCCTTTGTGGGCGTCGGGTTCCCGGCGGGGGAGCAGGCGAGCACAGCGGCGGTTGTCTATCAGGTAGGTGCTGATGTGTTCGCTCTCAATTGCCGAGGGGGGGATTCCGATGTCGATGAGGTGCAGTTTGCCGCATTGGGCGCGTCCGGGATAGAAGAAGTGTCCCATGCGGGGCAGTGCAAATGTGACTGTGCATGTTGCGGTTGCACAGGGTCCTTCGATTTGGCCCGTGTCGGCGTTGAGTCCAGAGGGTATATCCACGGCAACTATGGGGCATTTGGCGCGGGCGAGGGCTTCTATAAGGTCGGCGTATATGCCGCGGGGAGGTCCCTGGATACCCGTGCCCAGGAGCGCGTCAACGGCGATGTCGGCATTGGTCAGTGCGTTTTGTACTGTTGCGATATGATCAACTGGCTGCACGATGTCCGGGGGCAGTCGGTCGAGGTTGATTTTTGCATCGCCTGTTATTTCCCGGGCGGATGTGGCTGTGAATACCTGGACTTTTGCACCGCTTTGGGCCGCTTGTCTGGCGATGACAAAGCCGTCGCCGCCGTTGTTGCCTTTGCCACAGAGGATGACGATGTGCCGGTTTTGGCGTTCGCCCAACAGGTTTTCTACTGCCCGGGTTACACCCTGGCCTGCGGCTTCCATGAGTTCTATACCCGGCACACCACTGTCAATTGCCCGACGGTCAATAGATGCCATCTGGGAGCCGGTGATGAGCGCAATCATAGGGGAGGGTGCGAGGTCAGGCGCGCGGTGTGAGATTTTCTGGGTCATGTTGCAGTTTTGTGCCTAAAAATACAGGAAGGGCACGGGCAACGCAAACCCTTTTTTGGTGGTTGTAAGGATCGGAGATTATTGGGTGTTCGATTGATAAATAGAAGAAAAACAAAGTGTAATTGTAGTCAAGTTGATTTGATACAAACCGCTTGACACAGATGGGGCGCTTATCTATACTTTTCGGATGGTGTGGTGGGGTGCGAGAGCGGTCGAATCGGGCGGTCTTGAAAACCGTTGACCCTCGCGGGTCCGTGGGTTCGAATCCCACCCCCACCGCCATTTATCTTGCATTTATACAGGTCCTTTGTTACTTTTGGCTGTTCGTTTTTGTTCGCGGAGAGGTGCTGGAGTGGCCGAACAGGGCAGATTGCTAATCTGTTGTAGGGGGTTGCCTCTACCGAGGGTTCGAATCCCTCCCTCTCCGCCATATATTCACAGGTCGATTTTCGATGTCGGATACGGTTTTGCGTTTTGCGCCGTCTCCCACAGGTGGGTTTCACGTGGGGAATGCGCGAACGGCAATTTTTAATCATCTTTACGCGAAGCACGACCAGGCAAAGTTGTTGTTGCGCGTGGAAGATACGGATCGAGAGCGTTTTACAGAGTCGTCTCTTCAGACGATTCTGGACGGTTTGAACTGGCTCGGTGTTGATTTTGACGCCGAGCCAGTGTTTCAGTCGCATAATGCCGAGGCGCATAAGCAAGCAGCCGAGCGTCTGGTGGAGACGGGTCATGCGTATTACGGCTATGAGACTGCCGAAGAGCTTGACGCGATGCGCCGGCAGGCGCAGGTCGAGAAGCGGCGCGTGCGCTACAATCGGGATTTGACGCCGGAACAGCAGGCGGCTTTTGAGGCCGAGGGGCGGCCAAAGGTTGTGCGGTTTAAGGTGCCTGCGGGTGAGACGGTCTGGCACGATCACATTCGGGGTGTGCAGCGGTGGGATAATGCCGAGGTTGAGGATTTTGTTTTGTTGCGGCCCGATGGTTCGCCTGTTTACAATCTCGCGGTGGTGGTGGATGATCACAATATGGGTGTGAATATGGTGTTGCGGTCTGCGGACCATT containing:
- a CDS encoding TonB family protein, with translation MSRLIYITSLCILCLACKSVYYNTFYNAKQQYSIAEQKRLESQTPGSRITPATYNALYQRAILKASIVLKYFPDSKWFDNSLLLIGKASYWREDYTEALTKFQELQKLFPESELIPETRYWQGLALWAMDRTNEARTTFSLFEKETDPELYGLANLALAEMEAAQGNREDAIISYKTLLETLDKKHKLRARAWQGVGNNLLELNRYDEALEAYENVLKSKPDTRTNFETRVKIGETLERQQKYDGALDTYQKILKIKRLRIYEAEIRLKQAHIYRLKDQTETAEEIYSDVGKKYPRSEYSAEAFYRLGLIEQKSRRNLEKAKELFEKAVREDRSSDEGKLALQRQKDLVALERYTKQAEKVEDPQKALGPLFDLAELYLFNLGEPDSALSIYQRVLSLTDTTDLAPKVRYAIGLIYADSLKNETAAREHFQLLLDQYPNTPYAVEARTRLNQKHTDDDLAETRFLEAENLIAEGTPARDILPIYRQIADEYPNSLFAPKSLFALAWTYENDLDQREQAKTIYEQVQERYPLTQYGKIATDKLKGKFLDPPPEPADTTQTQPSDTQPDTTRTDTTDAPPDTTATPPDISKLRTQKTPPPKPAFKPDVIIGGGIMEAVDADEEPQVIEEVEPEYPEEARAEGKPVTVFLRLLILKNGSVGEVHVTSGPERFHSAAVEAAKQYTFEPGIHEDAPRDMWIDITIYFEPPE
- a CDS encoding dihydroorotate dehydrogenase electron transfer subunit, which translates into the protein MPEIPNFISETAVVQKNEPIAQGVYLMRLHAPRLATASRPAQFLQILTDPGLSPYLRRPFSVLRADREAGWLDLIYDVIGPGTERLSSAQCGDPFDVSGPLGNPFAPPKTKRILLVAGGVGLVPLAFLAWEHPDRRPDMIYLMGAANTARLPDMSALLPTDLPIHIATDDGSIGHRGFVTELIAEHTLPNHTTILTCGPHPMMARVAHIAAELNAPCYASLENHMACGFGACVGCVVEYKTYPTEDRRYRCVCLEGPVINAHEIVWGD
- a CDS encoding NAD(P)H-hydrate dehydratase, coding for MTQKISHRAPDLAPSPMIALITGSQMASIDRRAIDSGVPGIELMEAAGQGVTRAVENLLGERQNRHIVILCGKGNNGGDGFVIARQAAQSGAKVQVFTATSAREITGDAKINLDRLPPDIVQPVDHIATVQNALTNADIAVDALLGTGIQGPPRGIYADLIEALARAKCPIVAVDIPSGLNADTGQIEGPCATATCTVTFALPRMGHFFYPGRAQCGKLHLIDIGIPPSAIESEHISTYLIDNRRCARLLPRREPDAHKGDCGRVYILAGSVGLTGAAALAANAALKGGAGLVTLGVPKSLNDILEIKVTEAMTHPLPEVKKVRCLSLRARGEIQRACRTADSIAIGPGLGTHRETVELIRRLVRDLDCPAVIDADALNALASDLNAIRACETPLVLTPHIGEFARLTGCSIAEIQRDPIARALEFASDIGATTVLKGAPTIVATPEGEIHINPTGNPGMATGGTGDVLTGLLAALIGQGLNPSDAACTAVYLHGLAADIAVKKTGQISLIASDIIENFAAAIHQIRDSADCLDLYLTT